ATGTTGATATTGATTAAAGTATCTAAAGAAATAACCggtaaacaatttttgaaacGTGGTTTTTTCACTTTATAACCAGAGAAAATGGCAATTATAGGTaactttttgtataaaaacaatatgttggatttttcaaaatgtatttttttaaataattacccTTTGAGTTGTCTTCATAGGTTTTCAAATTCTTGCGATAATTGTCATTGGATTTATCAAACTGACGCAACGTATTCTCTAGGGCAATAACCTCCTTCTCGGCCTTGAGAACTTTCTTGTTAAGAGCGTCGCCTTCGTCGGCGAGCATCTGTCGCTCCTGGGCATTCTCCACTTTTAGCTGGGTGGCGGTGATCACGGTGCCATCCTCGTTGACGCCCAACAAGGCGGATGTGAGCTCAAAGCGTGCTCGCATGGCGGCAATGTGTTTCTTCCGATCACCAAGATCGGCACGCAAGGTGCTTAGTTCATCGTTGAGATGTTTGCGTTTCAGTTGTAAAATGTCCTGTTGACTGCGCAGCTCCACAAAGCGATCCTTGATGATGCGCTGGAAGGCAAGTCGATGCTGATTGAGATTATAGGTGCCCTTGACACAGCTTTCGATCACATTTTGTAGATCACTGCATCGCATCTTGAGCAGACTGAGCTCCACAATGAACTCGGAATTCTCGTAGCGATTCATGCGAAGACGCTTGATGGTGCCCTCGCAATAAACCTGTGCCTCCTTGATCTTGAACTTGACCACCTCCAGTTCCTTGCCATCGCTGTTGTACACAATGACCAGGGCATTCATGCTGTAGTTGAGCTTCTTATTCTGCGCCTCTGTGGAGCTCAGACGACGCTGCAACTTGGCATAGTTCTGCTCCAACTGGGCGAGAATCTCCTGGTTGCGCTCCTCCGTCTCGGGATCGGAATTCTTGCCACGCAAATCGGCCAGACGACGCTCACACTGAAGATATTTAAAGGACATCTCGTAATGGATTTCCGTCTGCCGCTTTAGCTCGCTCTCCAACTGCCGATGGTTGCGATAGAGAGCAAGCAATGTGGATTGGAGCGCCGAATTCTGTACTATGATGGTCTTCTCCTCATCCCGCAGATCGGCAATCTGGCGCTGAGTGCGATAGAGAAGATCGTTGcagcgctgctgttgcttgttCAGCTCATTGAGAGCCTGCTCCTCGCCCTCCATCATCTCGTCGAGGATCTGGAGACGCTGGTTGGCATCGGTCGCCTTGTCCTCAATGGATTTGAGGCGTGCCTCCACCTGCTTCAACACGTCCTCATAGTTGGCAATCTCCGAATGCTTGGTATCGCGCTGCAGCACCAGCTTGCGGTTCTCCAGACGCTGCGAGTGCACCATATTGGACAGATTCTCGAGCTCATGGCGCAGTGCCAAGATCTCGCGCTCCTTTAGCAGTGCAGCATCCGCTAGACGTGTGATTTCATTCTTCAGATCGGAATTCTCCGAATTGAGAATCTCGATGGATTGCTCCACCACACGATTATTCTCCAGGACATCGTTCAACTGCTCGTTGGCAATTCGATAATTGGCAGCCATGCTCACCGCTCTCTCATTTAGTTGGATGCACTCCTCCTCGCTGTTTTGGATTTCCATCTCGCGCTGTGTCATTTGATTGACCGCCTGCTTCCACGTGTCCACCATTTGACGGCGCTCCAAGTGGGCCGCTCGATACAGACAGGCGGTACGCTCCAGATTCTTCTCCAGCGTTGTCTGCTCATCATACAGCTGGACATTAATCTTACGCCGCTTGTCAATGTCCGCCTGGAGAAGCTGACGCTTTGTATTCAAATCTCGCGCCTTTTGCTGATCATCCTGATAATACTTATCGATCAGCAGGTAACCCTTGTTGCCATCCTCCATAGCATCGGCCCAATCGACCAGACTCGACTTGGCCGTCTTGATGCGCTTCGTCAGATCATCGATTTcacgtttgttttttgtaattttaccTGCAATTGAATTAATCCATTTGGATGAGTACTAACCGGGGcaaaagaagaaagaagagAGTCCGACTTACGTAGAGTGTGCTCCGCGTATTCGGTGTATTCGGCCAGCTCTCTTTGATTCGTGCGCAGATCTTCCTTGAGCTTGTTGCGCTCCAGGATAACCAGCTGCGTGCGATGCGCCTCCTTGATCACATCGTTCTTCACCGAGTTGAAAAAAGTCTGGCCAAAAAGTAGCAGTTTGTAGTAGTTGTATAGCTAATCTCAAACCCTAATCCCGCTATCTAAAAACTATCACAATCCCAAATCCCACTTACCCGAAGCCTAATCCCAATCCCTAATGCTACTCTCCCACCACTAATCCCACTACCAAATCTCCACTCCCTAATCCCACTCCCTGTTCCCATTTCTACTCACCATATTCTGCTGCAATGTGGCCTCAATGTTACGCTTATGACGCTCAATTGCCTTGTCGCGCTCATCCAGGGCAATGATCCTTTGCTGCAGATCAAACTTCTCGGCACGCATGCTCACCATATCCTGGAGTATCGCCAGATTCTCGGCATTGGCCATGGGTATATCCGCTTCCACGGCCCAGCCCATGGAGCGCATTGCCTCTAGCTTGAACTCGTCCAGGGACGAGCTCTTCATGTCATCcgttttattcattttgtccAGTCTTCCAGCTTACCTCATCCAGCGGCTGCATCAAGTATTTATATGCTACAAATATATCAGGCTGGATATATTTTGACTGAGCTTTGAGTTTAAATGTTTGAgattcatattaaataaacaacccGATTGTCATTGGCAACTAAATTGATAAGTTTCTCTGTGCTGTCCAGGGTAACATTAGGTGGTTGTTACTATTACCGGAAGCcatattcaatatttcaataaaaatgcgtctattaaattaaactttaacatttggattttttttctttcctaaAGTTTATCATgtggaataaaaaatattttgtagatttttaatgcatatttaaaaattctagagCTTCCGCTGTCCGcggtttttaatttgtttaccgTAATTGAACTTTTAACTGGGAAAGATTTGACTGAAAAAATAGCATCAAAGCTCTACCTTGAACAATAATAATgtgatagtttttttttaacagaaaaaaagacCGGATTCAATGATTTCCCTCTAATTTGGGTTCTTGGAATCGTActacataaatacttttttaagttattatcATGGTTTCATaccaacatttttcaaaaagttttatgtGAAGCTTCCGTTTCTTAAGATCTCTAACCTGTAAGGTCTTGTCTCTACAAGTCTTGGGAAATATTAAAACGATTGCTTTACTTTttcgtaatttttatttttgtgatattttagtaattttataatgatcATACTAGTGTTTATTTAGTGATCTTATACATGGAATTTTGTTGGTGTTTGTTAAACTTCAGTGAGCTTATACATCGAAATTAGTCTCGGCAAACTTGCAGAGGCCTGGGAAGTTTATGTTGGTGCCCTGCTGACAACCAGCGGCTGTAACGCCCGCTACATAGACGGGCACTCCGGCTTCGTTGTCCACGGCATAGTTGCAGGCGAACAGGAAGTGATTCAGGCTATCCTTGAAGTATCTGGCAGCAGCACAGCCGACGGCGTAGTTTCTCTGCTGGGCCATCGTAGCAAAGTTACGAATTGTGCTGCGGACAGATAGAATAAAATTAGAGAAGGGAATGAGCATTATAGAATGAATGTTACTTACGCTCCAGTCCAGTTGTTGGGATAGCTATTGATGACTGCCATGTTGGCATTGGCGTACTCCAGCCACCAGGAGTGTATGGCCTGTGTAACGAGCTCCTGGTTCGGCTTGGTTGTCCAGTCGCCTGGATAGGTAATCAATGCCACGTTCTGTCCACTGTTCGAGAAGGTATTGGTATTGTGGCAAGCATCCCGCTGCTGCACGCATCGCTTGACATTCAGCTGAGCCAAAAGGGCCAACTCAGGATTCCAGCGCACGGTGGCCATACGCCTGGCTGCGCTATAGCCGGGCAAATTTCCGAGTGCCAAACGGTTGCGTCTCACATTGTGGGCAGTCGAAATGTGCTGATATAGAGTCTGGTTAATATTGATGAGGAATGGTGCCGGAGTTTGCGGGCAGCTTGAAGACCAGGCCTAGAAAGCGGATAAGTTGTCATGTAATATCTTAATAAGTATGTAGACATGCAGCACTTACTCCATTGTTCTGGCATGCAATGTGCTTGGCGTTGCCGCACAGTTCCTTCGAGCAGTAGTTGTCCTGACCAAGGACTACTGCCAAAATCACACTGAAGACAAACAATCGCAACATTTTGGAATAAACTTAACTGATTCAAGTAGATTGAAGGTCTTCGCTTATATAGTTGCAAATCTTGTTTGATCTGTTACTAATTAAACATTTGGCATCGTGTAACAACTGTGTTTATACTTTGGGATATTCCGACCTTTTGTGTAATACTCAACTTAATCCCTAATGCCGAAAAATCGCTAATCCAGAAATTAAAGCAAACAGTTGAACTTTATTGGTATGTTTACTCAGCTTTGTATTCCCAAATTCTAATTTtcattgtaataaatatttttagtaaagttcaatttgcagttgtttaaacaatacaaaaacctttaatattaaaaagactTGCAAACATAGTTAtcatgttttcttttttcatcagttttatttgtttt
The genomic region above belongs to Drosophila innubila isolate TH190305 chromosome 3R unlocalized genomic scaffold, UK_Dinn_1.0 2_E_3R, whole genome shotgun sequence and contains:
- the LOC117791799 gene encoding coiled-coil domain-containing protein 39; translated protein: MNKTDDMKSSSLDEFKLEAMRSMGWAVEADIPMANAENLAILQDMVSMRAEKFDLQQRIIALDERDKAIERHKRNIEATLQQNMTFFNSVKNDVIKEAHRTQLVILERNKLKEDLRTNQRELAEYTEYAEHTLRKITKNKREIDDLTKRIKTAKSSLVDWADAMEDGNKGYLLIDKYYQDDQQKARDLNTKRQLLQADIDKRRKINVQLYDEQTTLEKNLERTACLYRAAHLERRQMVDTWKQAVNQMTQREMEIQNSEEECIQLNERAVSMAANYRIANEQLNDVLENNRVVEQSIEILNSENSDLKNEITRLADAALLKEREILALRHELENLSNMVHSQRLENRKLVLQRDTKHSEIANYEDVLKQVEARLKSIEDKATDANQRLQILDEMMEGEEQALNELNKQQQRCNDLLYRTQRQIADLRDEEKTIIVQNSALQSTLLALYRNHRQLESELKRQTEIHYEMSFKYLQCERRLADLRGKNSDPETEERNQEILAQLEQNYAKLQRRLSSTEAQNKKLNYSMNALVIVYNSDGKELEVVKFKIKEAQVYCEGTIKRLRMNRYENSEFIVELSLLKMRCSDLQNVIESCVKGTYNLNQHRLAFQRIIKDRFVELRSQQDILQLKRKHLNDELSTLRADLGDRKKHIAAMRARFELTSALLGVNEDGTVITATQLKVENAQERQMLADEGDALNKKVLKAEKEVIALENTLRQFDKSNDNYRKNLKTYEDNSKDEQRAEEELKKVQELYCSELQKLKVLRCKAERYEVKQEEQKMEQEELIKRLEAEKQKCMEDSESLAKLNKELQDQKSKIDRANREIQNLMKEIKQKAISSEYLELFERDLSLQELENRNRKTLNLLSDMANSDEDGPQIIHYMLSKGLKLPQHLKPTRSCISSKTGSYSSLDCYSVKGYSARSSISDLSLGKGDAPSASISVVSLDFPNKKKK
- the LOC117791901 gene encoding antigen 5 like allergen Cul n 1-like, whose amino-acid sequence is MLRLFVFSVILAVVLGQDNYCSKELCGNAKHIACQNNGAWSSSCPQTPAPFLININQTLYQHISTAHNVRRNRLALGNLPGYSAARRMATVRWNPELALLAQLNVKRCVQQRDACHNTNTFSNSGQNVALITYPGDWTTKPNQELVTQAIHSWWLEYANANMAVINSYPNNWTGATIRNFATMAQQRNYAVGCAAARYFKDSLNHFLFACNYAVDNEAGVPVYVAGVTAAGCQQGTNINFPGLCKFAETNFDV